ATCCGGCAAAAGAGAAAGCACTTTACGAGCAGGCATGGTCTGAATTTGTCAACGTTTTAGGCAAAAAAGAACTTCCTCGTTTGAGTCACTATTCGGGAGGATATCTATACCGGATCCCTACTGTTGGTGTGAACCTCAGCAATGGACAGCTGGAGGCTAACCTGCAATATCCGGGATTTACGATCCGGTACACGACTGATGGAACGGAGCCTGGAAAGAACAGCAGCATTTACAAAACGGCGATTCCTGTTAAAGGGGATATAAAATTGCGTGCTTTCGATACAGCAGGGAGAGGAGGCAGGACGATACTGATTAGTCAGTAGATTTCATTTTCAAAGTATCTCTATGCCCATTAATGCGGCGAACTTACAATGTATATCACTATGATGATAAATACCTTTTTACAATTTCTCTGAAAGGAAATAATTGTAACCTTATAACCAGATCGCTTGCATTTCTTATGAAAAAAGGAATGCAAGCGATCTGGTTGAAAACGAATGCCAGCTCTTACATGAAAATTTATGCTTATGGTATAAATAGCGTGGTTTTACACAATTGCTTTTTCCGGGAAGAATACTCGTGGAGAGATCCCAAAATGATCTGCCAGTAAGTTAACATGATCCATATTGTACTTTGCTGGTTGACTATTATTCTCAATCTGGCTTATGAAAACTTTACTCGTGCCAACGATAAAGCCTATTTGCTCCTGAGAATATCCTTTATCCTTCCTTAACTTCAAGACAAAATCTATCACATATTGTTCAAAAGGAGATACCAAACTTTTCATCCCCTAAGAGATAACTTTTTATTTTCCAAAAGTTAGTATATATATTAACTTTTTACATAGCTTAGTATAAGCAATCTTCAACAGTAGCTCATAGACAGTCATCGTGGGTGGATTGGCGGCATTCAAGTTAATTCTTGGGGCCGCTTTTTATGTTATTTATTTGGTCGCCGGAAGTAGGTATTTGCTGTTTTTGCAAAAAAACAGGCGAGAAATAAAAGATCTGAGGTGCTTTTTTGGTGGCAGTGTTTTAAATAAAAACAGGGATAAATCGGAGAGATCTATCCCTGTTATAATGATGGTTGATCCACCACAGATCAACCTAAACCAAACAAACTGATCATATAACGGTGAATGTTGTCAAAAAGTTTTCTACTTTAAAAATAAAAACAATTTAATGACAATTGTAATCGATTTAGCGGCAGAATTGGTTTCCAGGGGCTATTCCTTATCGTGGTATAAAAACTCCATTCCTTCAGGCGTAATAGAAGAGGAATGCTGGACACTATCTCTGTTAATCCGGATGTATCCTAATCTTTCCAATTCTTCATATTGTTCTTCCATTCCTCCTAAAATCGAGGAACTAACTTGCTGGTCAATAATCTCCAGTAATGATTTCATAGCTTCTTTTTCCATGGCATGTTCTTGGTTATTGTAGCGAATTTTTGTTTCTACCTAAGATAACAAAAATTCGCTACAATAAGGTGTTTAGTAAATGTTCCATTTTATGGTTTGCGATAAGTTGTTTGTTATTTCGTTGAGGAGGCAGTCGCTTTATTAAGTGTAATTGGGGCGGCCGTCGCTGCATCCACAACCTCCAGTTTCAGGATCCCCTCGATGAGCAGGGGATTGGTGGTATAAGCAACAGGCTTAGCCATATTCACTAAAATCATGGCAGGAACTCCGTTTTGTCCGCAGAAGAAACATTGATTGATAGGCAAGGGAGAAAGCAAAAACTGTTGCTGTTTTAAGCCTGCTTTGATTGGGATAATGTAACCTTTAAGGCTAAACTCCTGATCGGCAAAACGTCTGATCATTTCTCCATATACAGGAAGAAGTCTGTTTTGCTTGTCCAATTCGAAATTTACGGAACCGATCACGTCCCAGTTCATTGAATGGATAATATCGGCTGGGTTGTGTGCTCTTTTTTGCGCAAATGCAGCTGTTGTAAAAAGCAACAGGATCAGGAGTAGTTTGTTTTTCATGTTTGTCAATACAAATGAGTATTGCAAACTTAAATCAAACGCAACAATATTGCAATTATGTTTGATAAATTGAGACCCTGATGACTCAATCTGAAATTAAATTCTTTTTCGATCCCTGGCTTAACAACTTAAAGCGCGATTTAGCTTAAGCGCTGCTCCGCTAATTGGAGTTGTTTGAGCATCTCTTCAACAGATTCACTATGTTGAAATGTCAACTCTGGAATTAAGTCCCGGTAATAGGCAATCCCGTTTAGCAACTGGCTTTTAAACTTGCTGAAATACTTATCTTTTTTAGCTGTCAGCTCCTCCAGCTGAGCAGCAATATCTTTCTTCAGGTAATCGACATACAGGTTGAGTTCATTTATAAACAGGTTTGGGCGTAGTACTTCTGAGAGCAGGTTTTCCCTTCCGTAAATATGGTTGATCATCTGCTTAAGGGAATATTGGGCATGAAAGAAAGCCAGGTTTGGGCCAGGACAAATGCTAACTGCTTTATTTTCCCTGGGTTTTAATATTCCGGCTTTAATATAGGTCGAGGCGCATAGACCTTCACACAAACATACCTTTTCCGTAACCGCATCAAACTGTTGCTGGTATTCCGTTTCAGAAAGCTGCTGATCCTGCAATTGTTTTATTTTCAGGTTTTGATATTCCCTGGAAGCCGTACAAATGGGCAATTCTGTAAATTCGGTATTGGTGCAGAGGAATTTCTTGGTGCATGGACTGCCTGGTCTTCCTTTTTCAATGCGTTGTATCCTTTGTTGTTCTGCTGTACTTTTCCGGAAATTATTAAAAAGTACACCCAACGGAGAGGAATTGCTCAGGTAATAATCATTTGCTCTGGCCGTAACCAGATCGTTAAGCGTATCGTCATCTACATTTGTTGCCTCGGGAACCAGTAAAAACGGGCTTCCCCAACCCGCCGCATCCAGCTCATAATAATTGAGTAAAAACTGATGTTCTTCCGCTGTACCGATTCCTCCCTGTGCAGTGATGCGTTGTACTGGTTTAATTACTTTCACATCAACTTTACTTTGCAGTGCAGCTTGATACATCTGATATAACTCTTCCGCCAACTCCTGACGTTTCTGCTTAAATTCTTCGAGAATGGGGCCTAATAAAAATCCTTCCGTAGCGAAAGCATGTCCTCCACAGTTTAAGCCGGATTCTACCCGGAATTCGGAAACCCATAATCCTTTTTTTGCCAGCATTTTCGCCTGGATCAGTGCAGAACGGAAATCACTTACTTTAAGGATGATCTTTTTTTGCAGCTTTCCATCCGCATCCGGATAAAAGGCATTGCATTTTTCCATATAGGTATACAATCTTGGATTTAGGCCGGCAGAAATGATCACCGAAGAGTTCAGTGTGCTATTGGCAAAACCACGCATGGCTGCCAGGGCATCTGTAAAATCATCTCCTGCATATTCCTGATTGGCCTTATAATTTGCTTTATCGACTTTAGACATGATATTAACGTCTATCGTACCGGGAACCATTGCTGCTATCAGCTGCTCCTGGATTATCGCTTTAGGCACTTCAGCTTCCAGGGCCATCATTGCCTCATATTGCTGCTTTATGGAAGAAGTATCCGGCAAAAGTTCAAAATACCGGGATAAGTCTGTCCCTTCTTCGAAGGTTTGAGTTTTCAAGTCAGTAAACTGTTTTTTTACCAGCAGGTCCAGCAGGTTCAGGTAAGCCGTAATCCTTTTTGCCCTGCTGTCGTCCTCTTTTTTGGAAATTAGCGTATATCCTCCAACTGTTTTTTCCTGATGATACTTTCTCATCCGCTCAGTCAGCTCATCATCTACAATGGAGACAACGGAAGAGATGCCATATCTGGCTACTTTTAAGGGAGTATCAATGGAATAGCCTAAGCCTAAAACAGGAATGTGAAAAGTATGGTTCATTTAATATAAAATAGCGGTGTGAATCGCAAAAGAACAGACTATTTAATTTTAAAAACATGATATTAGTCACACTTTTGCGTGATAGAGGTTATCAACCAACTGCAATCGTATAAACTATATTTGTAAAAAATAAATAATGGAACAGGCAAGGTTACTTAAGGCAATCATCGAAACGGCCATTGATGGGATCATTACCATTGATAACCGGGGCAGGATAGAGAGCCTTAATCCGGCAGCACTGCGGTTATTCGGTTATAGCCTGGAAGAGGTAGAGGGAAGGAACATTTCTGTCTTGATGCCTGAGCCCGACAGAAGTGGGCATGATGGTTATATTTCCAGATATCAGACTACCGGAGAAAAACGGATCATTGGGAAAGGAAGAGAAGTAAAAGGATTGAGAAAAGATGGGACTACTTTTCCATTCAGACTCGCGGTGAGTGAAGTTCAATATGAAAACCGGATCATTTATACCGGATTTATCCATGATCTTTCCAGAGAGAAAGAGGCCGAAGAACGTCTGCGGGAATATGCTGCAGAGCTGGAAGAGCTGGTAGAAGAACGGACAAAATCGCTGAAGAAAACGGTAAGGGCCTTAAGTGAGGCGAAAGAAGAGGTGAGTCTTTCTTTGGAAAAAGAAAAAGAGCTGAATCAATTGAAAAGCAGGTTCGTATCTATGGCCTCCCACGAATTCAGAACCCCGCTGAGCTCTGTGCAGCTTTCAGCTTCACTGATTGATAAATACGCGGAGCCTTACGACAATAAAAATATCCGTAAACATGTCAGCAAGATCAAAAATGCGGTAGGCAACCTGACCACCATTCTGAATGATTTTCTATCTCTGGAACGTCTCGAAGCAGGGCGGGTGGAACCTACGTTTACGGCTTTTGACCTGGTAAAACTCGCTGAAGAGATCACTGAGGAAATGCAGATGATTGCCAAGCAGGACCAGAATATCATTTATCAGCATACCGGATTGCAAAGCATGGTACTCCTTGACCCCAATCTGTTGAAAAACTGTATGATCAACCTGATCTCTAATGCCATCAAATATTCCGGAGAAAATACCTTCATAGAATTCAATACAGAAATCAACGATCAGCAATGTATTGTGACCATTAAAGACAATGGCATCGGAATTCCGGAATCTGATCATAAATACTTATTCCAGCCCTTTTTCCGTGCCCATAATACCGGAAATATTCCCGGAACTGGTCTGGGATTAAATATTGTTCAGCGATATGCTTCCCTGATGAAGGGGGACTTATATTTCGAAAGCCGCATTGATACAGGGACTAAATTTGTCCTGTCCTTCCATAAATAAAACACCACATTGATGAAGAAGACACAGATACTCATTATAGAAGACAACGACGACATCAGGGAAAGCACCGCAGAGATTCTGGAACTGGCCAATTACGAAGTCCTGCAGGCCAGCAATGGCCGGATAGGAGTTGAACTGGCCAGCACACACCTGCCGGACCTGATCCTATGTGATATCATGATGCCTGAACTTGATGGTTATGGCGTATTGTATTTACTCAATAAAAATGAAAATACCGCTGCAACTCCTTTTATCTTCCTGACTGCCAAAGCAGAACGTCTGGATATGCGTAAAGGAATGGAAATGGGAGCTGATGATTACCTGACCAAGCCTTTTGATGATGTGGAACTGATGAATGCCATAGAAAGCCGGCTTAGTAAAAAAGAAAAACAGCAGCATTTCTATAGCCAGTCGCTGGAAAAACTGAGCGCCTTGTTCAGCAACACTTCCGGTTTGCAGGAGCTGGAAAGGATAATTGCCGCCCGTAAGGTCCGGACGATAAAAAAGCGACAGATTGTCTATTATGAAGGAGACCATGTTTCCGGAGTTTACCTGGTGATGCAGGGAAAGGTTAAAACCTTTAAGCTAAGCGAAGATGGCAGAGAGCTGTTAACCGGAATGTATGGTCAGGAGGAGTATTTCGGTATTACTTCTTTATTGCTGAATGCCCCTTATTCAGAAACGGCAGAGGCCATGGAAGACAGTACTGTTTGTATGTTGCCAAGGGATCTGATGGAAGATTTGCTCAACCGGTATCCTGATGTGGCCAGACAGTTTATTGAAATTCTATCCAATAACCTTCAGGAAAAAGAGGAGCAATTGCTCCAGCTGGCCTACCACTCGGTAAGAAAGCGTATGGCAGAAGTACTGACCAGACTGTGCAAACAGGAGCAGGAAGGTGCTGAACTGACCTTGCGTGTTTCCAGAGATAACCTTGCTGCGATGGCAGGAATGGCTACGGAGACGGTAAGCAGGATCCTGAGCGATTTCAAAGACGAAGGGATTATTGAAAGGAAAGGCAGCCAGATCGTTATCCTGGATCAGCTTAGGTTGCAACAAATGAAAAACTGACGAAGATCACTTTTTAGGCTGACCAAACTCATTCCCCCCGCCGGGCCTTCATGCTAACTTTGATTATTAAATAAATCGAACCTGCATGAGAGTTGTCGCATATAGTATAAAATCTTTTGAAAAAGAACCCCTGGCCATTGCCAATAACAAAAAGCATGAGATCACGCTGATCTCTAATTCACTGAGCCCGGAAACTGCTTCTTATGCTGAAGGTAAAGAAGCAGTAATCGTTTTCAATGAGGACGACAACGTTTCTGCTATGGTGATCAATAAACTGGCAGACCTGGGCGTTAAATTCATTGCCACACGCTCTACAGATACCACACATATCGACACCGAAGCTGCTGCTTTAAGGAGCCTGAAGATCGCTAATGTTCCCCTGACTTCTTTATCCGGACTTAGCGAGAAGGAATTGCCTATGGCTCTGGCTATAGAGACCATCATCAACCTGGACAACTGGCAGCAAAACCGCTGCCTGGGCGATGCCTGTGTATGTTCCAGATCATGTGATCAGGCAGAAAGTAAGGTTCATATTAAAGGAAAACCTCATCAGTACTAATATGAACAACATCATTTCAAAATACCATGTTGCCGCCCCGCGCTATACCAGCTATCCGACGGTCCCTTATTGGGATGAATCCGATTTCAGCGCAAAAAACTGGACTAAGGCAGTTATACAATCTTTTAAAGAAAGCAATCAAAGGGATGGCATCAGTCTATACATTCACCTCCCTTTTTGCGAAAGTTTATGCACCTATTGCGGTTGCAATACCCGAATTACCAAAAATCATGCAGTAGAAACGCCTTATATTGAGGCAGTACTGAAAGAATGGCAACTGTACCTGAATTTATTTGTGAGCAGGCCGGTAATCAAGGAATTACACCTTGGTGGTGGCACACCTACGTTTTTTAGTGCAGCAAACCTGCAGCTGCTGATTGAAGGGATCCTTCAATACGCTGATCTTCATCCCGATGCAGAGTTCAGCTTTGAAGCCCATCCCGGGAATACCAGTCCGGAACATTTAACTACCCTCAATCAGCTTGGATTCAGAAGACTCAGCCTGGGGATTCAGGATTTTGATCCACATGTTCAGCTGATCATCAACAGGATTCAAAGCTATGAGCAGGTAGAAGCAGTGACTTTGAAAGCCCGGGAATCTGGTTATACTTCCATCAATTATGACCTCATTTATGGCCTGCCTCAACAAAATTTAGCAGGTCTTTCTGATACCCTTGATGCCGTCGTAAAATTAAGACCAGACCGCATTGCTTTTTATAGTTATGCCCATGTACCATGGGTGAAGCCGGGCCAGAGAAGATATACGGAAGCCGATCTCCCTGCTCCGGAACTGAAACAGGACTTGTATGAACTTGGATGTAAAAAACTGAAGGAAGCCGGATATATCGATGTGGGAATGGACCATTTTACCCTGGTAACAGATAGCCTGTATGGTGCCGAGATTAAGGGGGATCTACACCGTAACTTTATGGGCTATACCCATCAGTACAGCCGGTTAATGGTGGGGCTGGGCGTATCATCGATCAGTGATACCTGGTCTGCCTTTGCACAAAACGTGAAAAAGGTGGAAGATTACATCAGTATTGTAAATGAAGGAAAGCTGCCGGTATTTAAAGGACATCTGCTGACCGAAGAAGATTTGGTGATCCGTAAACATATTCTGAACATCATGTGCAGGGGATATACTTCCTGGGACAAAGCCGAAGAACAGTCTGAGGGATTGATGGAAGGGTTAAAGCGAATGCGCTGGCTGGCAATGGATGGCCTGGTGCTGATGTCTGAAGATAACCTGAGGGTAACCCCTCTGGGGAAACGCTTCTTAAGAAATATCTGTATGGCATTGGATGTCAGACTTTGGGCCAATCAGCCAACAACACAGTTGTTTAGCCTGACGGGTTAAGGCATGGCCGGAACCTGAAATGTACTTCGGGTACGTTCAACAGCAAAAAAGCAGCTCGCTTTAAACTTAGCAAACCACCTTACAAAAAGGACTTGAAATGTTTAAAGCGAGCTGCTTTGTTTAATCTTGTATTGCATCAGCTGTCCGATAGAAGAGGCCCTGGAAATGGCGTTGTCGGCTACCGGACCTTCAAAATGAGTACGAACTGTAGTTTCCCATATTTTCATCCATTGATCAAAATGTTCTCCATGTAAAGGAACTTCTTTATTTAAGGCAATGTGCTTTAACATCGGATTTCCCTTATAGGTCACCACATCTAATAAAATCGTTTCCCAGAAAGAGACCATCACCGGGATGTGTCTTTCCAAAGAAAAGGCTGCAGCTTTAAATACCGGGCCGATTACAGGATCAATCAGGGCATTACTGTAGAAAGTATCTACCAGGAAACGGATGTCATTGCTATCTTTTATATCGTTCATATTCGTTGCTAATTTACGTTTAATGGATGGAAAGAATTTTATCTGCATTCTGCGACCCCTTGCTCAGCTCCCGCCGGGCTCAGATAGGGAATGTTTAATTCCAGTCCCCGGAAAATAAACCAGATGCCCAGGCAAAGCATGAAGTAAGGAATAACCTTGTTAATCCTCCTGCGGAGCAATGCTCCTGTAAATCCCATACTCAGGGTAGCGATGAACATCAGTGGGAGAGTGCCCATTCCGAACCAGAACATGTAAGTGACCGAATTGCTTACATTTCCGGTATTTAATGCCCCTGCCATGGCCAGATAAACAAAACCACAAGGTAAAAAGCCATTAATTATCCCAATGATCAGGTGGTTGGCTTTATGCTTTAAGGCATAATTAAAAGCCTTATGAAAAGGCTTCAGAAAGAAGGAAGGCGTGTTTTTAAAGACCTGAAATTTGAATAACCTGGACGATGCCGCCATGACAATCAGCACTCCGCTAAAGATGCTGACCCCTTGCTGCAACCCTGCCATCCAGATCTGTTGTCCGATCAGGCCAATCATCAGCCCCAGAAAACAGTAGGAAACAATCCTTCCCAACTGATACAGCAATTTGTCCAACACCAGGAATGCCCATCCCTGTTTCAGGGAGGGCACAGCGAAGGCAAGGGGACCGCACATACCTATGCAATGCACGCTCCCCAGCAATCCGATCATGAAAGCAAGCCTTTCCGTACTCATTTTATCATGACCTCCTGCTCATCCAAATAGGATTTACCCGCGCTATTCCAGATAATGATCAGTTTCCATCTGCCTTTGGCAATGTCATCCGAAGGGATGACAGACTTATAGTCCGTATCTGTTTTGATCAGTACAACTTTGTCCATACGCTTATCCGAAGGGCGGACAATCTTAACTTTTCCTTCTGCAGCTTCTTTGAAGGTCAGGACGATTTCACCGGTTAACACCTGTACTTCCGGTGCCGCATGATCTGCCTTTACCTGTTCCTTCCGATTGTAGTCCGCATCATAATTGAGCCCTTTTTCATAATAATCATTGTCTACAAGGGCATCCGGTGTGCTGTTAAACATCAGTACCGCCAGTACAATAATAAAGGTCATAAAAGAGACCATTCCTATCATTAATTTCGTTCCCCAGTTCCATTTCATCTGCTTAATCATTAATTGGTGCTATAAATGTAGTTTCAAACCGATCCAGAACTTTGCCATCCGACACCAGTTTGAAACCGATATCCGATTTGTATTT
This region of Pedobacter steynii genomic DNA includes:
- a CDS encoding helix-turn-helix domain-containing protein; this encodes MKSLVSPFEQYVIDFVLKLRKDKGYSQEQIGFIVGTSKVFISQIENNSQPAKYNMDHVNLLADHFGISPRVFFPEKAIV
- a CDS encoding PAS domain-containing sensor histidine kinase: MEQARLLKAIIETAIDGIITIDNRGRIESLNPAALRLFGYSLEEVEGRNISVLMPEPDRSGHDGYISRYQTTGEKRIIGKGREVKGLRKDGTTFPFRLAVSEVQYENRIIYTGFIHDLSREKEAEERLREYAAELEELVEERTKSLKKTVRALSEAKEEVSLSLEKEKELNQLKSRFVSMASHEFRTPLSSVQLSASLIDKYAEPYDNKNIRKHVSKIKNAVGNLTTILNDFLSLERLEAGRVEPTFTAFDLVKLAEEITEEMQMIAKQDQNIIYQHTGLQSMVLLDPNLLKNCMINLISNAIKYSGENTFIEFNTEINDQQCIVTIKDNGIGIPESDHKYLFQPFFRAHNTGNIPGTGLGLNIVQRYASLMKGDLYFESRIDTGTKFVLSFHK
- a CDS encoding response regulator; its protein translation is MKKTQILIIEDNDDIRESTAEILELANYEVLQASNGRIGVELASTHLPDLILCDIMMPELDGYGVLYLLNKNENTAATPFIFLTAKAERLDMRKGMEMGADDYLTKPFDDVELMNAIESRLSKKEKQQHFYSQSLEKLSALFSNTSGLQELERIIAARKVRTIKKRQIVYYEGDHVSGVYLVMQGKVKTFKLSEDGRELLTGMYGQEEYFGITSLLLNAPYSETAEAMEDSTVCMLPRDLMEDLLNRYPDVARQFIEILSNNLQEKEEQLLQLAYHSVRKRMAEVLTRLCKQEQEGAELTLRVSRDNLAAMAGMATETVSRILSDFKDEGIIERKGSQIVILDQLRLQQMKN
- a CDS encoding lactate dehydrogenase, which translates into the protein MRVVAYSIKSFEKEPLAIANNKKHEITLISNSLSPETASYAEGKEAVIVFNEDDNVSAMVINKLADLGVKFIATRSTDTTHIDTEAAALRSLKIANVPLTSLSGLSEKELPMALAIETIINLDNWQQNRCLGDACVCSRSCDQAESKVHIKGKPHQY
- the hemN gene encoding oxygen-independent coproporphyrinogen III oxidase, which gives rise to MNNIISKYHVAAPRYTSYPTVPYWDESDFSAKNWTKAVIQSFKESNQRDGISLYIHLPFCESLCTYCGCNTRITKNHAVETPYIEAVLKEWQLYLNLFVSRPVIKELHLGGGTPTFFSAANLQLLIEGILQYADLHPDAEFSFEAHPGNTSPEHLTTLNQLGFRRLSLGIQDFDPHVQLIINRIQSYEQVEAVTLKARESGYTSINYDLIYGLPQQNLAGLSDTLDAVVKLRPDRIAFYSYAHVPWVKPGQRRYTEADLPAPELKQDLYELGCKKLKEAGYIDVGMDHFTLVTDSLYGAEIKGDLHRNFMGYTHQYSRLMVGLGVSSISDTWSAFAQNVKKVEDYISIVNEGKLPVFKGHLLTEEDLVIRKHILNIMCRGYTSWDKAEEQSEGLMEGLKRMRWLAMDGLVLMSEDNLRVTPLGKRFLRNICMALDVRLWANQPTTQLFSLTG
- a CDS encoding group III truncated hemoglobin, encoding MNDIKDSNDIRFLVDTFYSNALIDPVIGPVFKAAAFSLERHIPVMVSFWETILLDVVTYKGNPMLKHIALNKEVPLHGEHFDQWMKIWETTVRTHFEGPVADNAISRASSIGQLMQYKIKQSSSL
- a CDS encoding sulfite exporter TauE/SafE family protein; this encodes MSTERLAFMIGLLGSVHCIGMCGPLAFAVPSLKQGWAFLVLDKLLYQLGRIVSYCFLGLMIGLIGQQIWMAGLQQGVSIFSGVLIVMAASSRLFKFQVFKNTPSFFLKPFHKAFNYALKHKANHLIIGIINGFLPCGFVYLAMAGALNTGNVSNSVTYMFWFGMGTLPLMFIATLSMGFTGALLRRRINKVIPYFMLCLGIWFIFRGLELNIPYLSPAGAEQGVAECR
- a CDS encoding FixH family protein codes for the protein MIKQMKWNWGTKLMIGMVSFMTFIIVLAVLMFNSTPDALVDNDYYEKGLNYDADYNRKEQVKADHAAPEVQVLTGEIVLTFKEAAEGKVKIVRPSDKRMDKVVLIKTDTDYKSVIPSDDIAKGRWKLIIIWNSAGKSYLDEQEVMIK